The Fibrobacter sp. UWB4 genome includes a window with the following:
- a CDS encoding NADH-quinone oxidoreductase subunit D translates to MSHQLPPGFRLERKSNTEEFFINMGPQHPSTHGALRLTLRMDGETIVEVVPHFGYIHRGMEKQAESMSYLQYIAMSDRQDYLTAIQNNLGVVIALEKGMNVGVPLRGEYIRVMLQELGRIASHLVFYGCFGGDLGGQTCLLFGFKEREMIHDMLEEVTGSRLTTNFFRPGGSRYDVPDTFIPRVKAFLDHMEDTMKDYERFLSKNIIVLERSIGIGVLSKEDAIAYGCSGPVLRASGVNFDVRRANPYSIYDQLDFDVPVFHNGDCYDRYQIRIAEIHQSLKILRQCVEKFPTEGPWRSKEKPVRLPVGRYYSEIETAKGLYATYVVAATTGEKPYRIHTRGPSFPHIGAINKMAQGHKISDLVTIMATLDPVIPEIDR, encoded by the coding sequence AGTACTCACGGTGCTTTGCGACTCACGCTCCGCATGGACGGTGAGACCATTGTAGAAGTTGTCCCGCACTTTGGCTATATCCACCGCGGTATGGAAAAGCAAGCGGAATCGATGAGCTACTTGCAGTACATCGCGATGTCGGACCGTCAGGACTATTTGACCGCCATCCAAAATAACTTGGGCGTTGTCATCGCTCTTGAAAAGGGCATGAACGTGGGCGTTCCGCTCCGTGGCGAATACATCCGCGTGATGCTCCAGGAACTTGGCCGCATCGCCTCGCACTTGGTGTTCTACGGTTGCTTTGGCGGTGACCTTGGCGGACAGACTTGCCTCTTGTTCGGCTTCAAGGAACGTGAAATGATTCACGACATGCTCGAAGAAGTGACTGGTTCTCGCCTTACGACAAACTTCTTTAGACCGGGTGGCAGCCGCTATGACGTACCGGATACGTTTATCCCGCGCGTGAAAGCATTCCTCGACCACATGGAAGATACGATGAAGGACTACGAAAGATTCCTTTCGAAAAACATCATCGTGTTGGAACGCAGCATCGGCATTGGCGTTTTGAGCAAAGAAGACGCGATCGCTTACGGTTGCTCTGGCCCTGTGCTCCGCGCCAGCGGCGTGAACTTTGACGTGCGCCGTGCAAATCCGTATAGCATTTACGACCAGCTCGACTTTGACGTACCCGTGTTCCATAACGGCGACTGCTACGACCGCTACCAGATCCGCATTGCTGAAATTCATCAATCGCTCAAGATTCTACGCCAGTGCGTCGAAAAGTTCCCGACCGAAGGTCCGTGGCGCAGCAAGGAAAAGCCAGTGCGACTCCCAGTGGGCCGCTACTACAGCGAAATTGAAACCGCAAAGGGTCTTTACGCGACATACGTTGTCGCCGCAACGACCGGTGAAAAGCCGTACCGCATCCACACACGCGGTCCGAGCTTCCCGCATATTGGAGCGATTAACAAGATGGCTCAAGGTCACAAGATTTCGGACCTCGTGACCATCATGGCAACGTTAGACCCCGTGATTCCAGAAATTGACAGGTAG
- a CDS encoding complex I subunit 1 family protein, which translates to MFVPSVTHPIGDFVRDWVPRLAEYLPANIQSEDLNSVVAFLINAVICIIAVCVVNIGSAPILIYMERKVCAHVQCRLGPMRLGWHGTLQTIADVIKMLFKEVYAPSGADKLMFYLAPLIVLIAPFIVCALIPFDKNLVVADVSMGIPLIIAVNGFGVLGILLGGWSSNNKYSLLGALRSGAQMISYEISFAMILLFVVMISGSTNLMSITMGQEGTIFDWWIFKIPVLGFIAFILFFISSTAEMNRAPFDIAEAEQELTGGYHTEYNGTPFAMFYLAEYIALITNSALATTCFLGGFFPPCIGIAAVDNVLNMVPGVVWFFAKIYFMVWCYMMVRWTFVRPRVDQLMDFEWKFLLPVNLVLLVAGAAFIAIGG; encoded by the coding sequence ATGTTTGTACCTTCAGTAACACATCCTATTGGCGACTTTGTCCGTGATTGGGTCCCGCGCCTGGCAGAATATCTGCCCGCAAACATCCAGTCCGAAGACCTCAACAGCGTCGTCGCCTTCCTCATCAACGCCGTGATTTGCATTATCGCCGTTTGCGTGGTAAACATCGGTTCTGCCCCGATTCTCATTTACATGGAACGCAAGGTTTGCGCCCACGTGCAATGCCGCCTTGGCCCAATGCGTCTTGGCTGGCACGGAACGCTCCAGACCATCGCGGACGTGATCAAGATGCTCTTCAAGGAAGTGTATGCTCCGAGTGGGGCAGACAAGCTCATGTTCTACTTGGCTCCGCTAATCGTCTTGATTGCACCGTTTATCGTCTGCGCTTTGATTCCGTTCGACAAGAACCTTGTCGTGGCCGACGTCTCGATGGGCATCCCGCTCATCATCGCGGTGAACGGCTTTGGCGTGCTTGGCATTTTGCTTGGCGGCTGGAGCAGTAACAACAAGTATTCCTTGCTCGGTGCGCTCCGCAGTGGCGCCCAGATGATCAGCTACGAAATCTCGTTTGCGATGATTCTCCTGTTCGTCGTCATGATTTCTGGTTCTACGAACCTCATGAGCATTACGATGGGCCAGGAAGGAACCATTTTTGACTGGTGGATTTTCAAAATCCCGGTCCTCGGTTTCATAGCATTCATCCTCTTCTTTATTTCTAGTACCGCCGAAATGAACCGCGCTCCGTTCGACATTGCCGAAGCAGAACAGGAACTCACGGGCGGTTACCACACAGAATACAATGGCACTCCGTTTGCCATGTTCTACCTCGCCGAATACATCGCGCTCATCACAAACTCCGCACTCGCAACCACATGCTTCCTCGGTGGATTCTTCCCGCCGTGCATCGGCATTGCCGCTGTGGACAACGTCTTGAACATGGTGCCTGGCGTCGTATGGTTCTTCGCAAAGATTTACTTTATGGTCTGGTGCTACATGATGGTCCGCTGGACGTTCGTGCGCCCGCGTGTAGACCAGCTCATGGACTTTGAATGGAAATTCCTTTTGCCGGTAAACCTAGTGTTGCTCGTCGCTGGCGCAGCCTTTATCGCAATTGGTGGTTAG
- a CDS encoding NADH-quinone oxidoreductase subunit I, with translation MQEKISTLQYIKRYLKRCITGPWSLICGLSVTLKYFFNPKRIVTEQYPENRKTLKMHDRYRGRLEMIEDADGNNHCTACGMCERACPNASINVLATKNIAGKKVLGRYVYHFASCTQCGLCVEACPFGAIQMSPAFEVATTDPNDLEMILNKKEGQG, from the coding sequence ATGCAAGAAAAGATTTCAACATTACAATATATCAAGCGCTACTTGAAGCGTTGCATTACGGGTCCGTGGAGCCTTATTTGCGGATTGTCCGTGACGCTCAAGTATTTTTTCAATCCTAAGCGCATCGTTACGGAACAGTACCCCGAAAACAGGAAGACGCTCAAAATGCACGACCGCTACCGCGGCCGCCTCGAGATGATCGAAGATGCAGATGGCAACAACCACTGCACTGCTTGCGGCATGTGCGAACGCGCCTGCCCGAACGCCTCCATCAACGTGCTTGCCACAAAGAACATTGCGGGCAAGAAAGTTCTCGGACGTTACGTGTACCACTTCGCGAGTTGCACCCAGTGCGGCCTCTGCGTGGAAGCCTGCCCGTTTGGAGCCATCCAGATGAGCCCCGCTTTCGAAGTCGCGACAACCGACCCCAACGATCTCGAAATGATTTTAAATAAGAAGGAGGGACAAGGTTAA
- a CDS encoding NADH-quinone oxidoreductase subunit J: MFPDLPLSFPMGGMDIAFYVVAFVILMTAVCCVAVKNILQSAVFLIFSFVTTAILYMLMHAEFIALAQVMVYVGGVVIFVVFTILLTSHLGEDAFSTKMPRIFTAFVLSIAFVFVMVKCVLPTPDLASGIVNSPADYSSLQNFALRLLGNDPNGFIIPFEIVSVLLLMTLICAITVARRTKEDAEEEASK; the protein is encoded by the coding sequence ATGTTCCCGGATTTGCCTTTATCTTTCCCGATGGGTGGCATGGACATTGCGTTCTATGTCGTCGCATTCGTGATTTTAATGACGGCGGTTTGTTGCGTTGCCGTCAAAAACATCTTGCAAAGCGCAGTGTTCCTCATCTTTAGCTTTGTCACGACAGCCATCCTCTACATGCTCATGCACGCAGAATTCATTGCGCTTGCCCAGGTGATGGTTTACGTGGGCGGTGTCGTGATTTTCGTGGTGTTTACAATTCTTCTCACAAGCCATTTGGGAGAAGACGCATTCTCAACAAAGATGCCGCGAATTTTCACGGCGTTCGTACTCTCCATCGCGTTTGTATTCGTGATGGTCAAGTGCGTTTTGCCGACTCCAGACTTGGCAAGTGGCATCGTGAACTCCCCCGCCGACTATTCTTCACTCCAGAACTTCGCCTTGCGCTTACTCGGCAATGATCCGAACGGATTCATCATCCCGTTTGAAATCGTGAGCGTACTCCTCTTGATGACGCTCATTTGCGCTATCACGGTCGCCCGCCGCACCAAGGAAGATGCCGAAGAGGAGGCTAGCAAATGA
- the nuoK gene encoding NADH-quinone oxidoreductase subunit NuoK, with amino-acid sequence MNLLNCLILAFLLFGIGVWGLMRRRHLIGMLISIELMLNAANINFISFAYFTAHDATAGALFSIFVIAVTACEMAIALAIIVTMYRRHKSLDVDQLRDLHD; translated from the coding sequence ATGAACCTTTTGAATTGCTTGATTCTCGCATTTTTGCTGTTCGGGATTGGCGTCTGGGGCCTGATGCGCCGCCGCCATCTCATTGGCATGCTCATTTCCATTGAGCTCATGCTGAATGCCGCAAACATCAACTTTATCAGTTTCGCCTACTTCACCGCACACGATGCGACCGCAGGCGCTCTGTTCAGTATCTTTGTCATTGCCGTGACGGCTTGCGAAATGGCCATCGCCCTTGCGATTATCGTGACCATGTACCGCCGCCATAAGAGTCTTGACGTTGACCAGTTGAGGGACCTCCATGATTGA
- the nuoL gene encoding NADH-quinone oxidoreductase subunit L, whose amino-acid sequence MIDDITLGYLILLFPLITFVVNGLFLGNKCAKAAAIFAVLCNGLAFAAAGTLAFHYFSSDFAPQKAILFDHTFIPFIGDLVARIGMLVDPLSVMMLVVVTFISFMVNIYSIGYMREDRAAGRFFALLSLFSFSMLGLVVATNLFQMFIFWELVGVSSYLLIGFWYHKPSAVSASKQAFILTRFADSFFLLGIVLVSYVVGSFDFSTLNSLSLIDFQKDFINLGLVTVSKSEALVLGSILIFTGGWGKSAMFPMHIWLPNAMEGPTPVSSIIHSATMVVAGVYLVARLFPFFAICDNALTLIMWVGAFTMVFAAVIACTQKDIKRILAYSTLSQLGYMMFALGACKIGQVVAVTGWTASTFHIFTHAFFKCSLFLIAGSLIHQVGTNDLDAMGGLGKKMKLTYACTLISILAISGIPPFSGFFSKDEIILAAFQGHHYVVFGLALLTSGLTTFYMFRLFFLAFHGAPRHEGVKAGHVHEDFAMTLPIAILAIPALASGFAAQPLFEQFFIPGQLNVPQLVKLDHAEWLPFVAVGIAVVALVIAWLLYASPWAKVKRALDESNRSGIYKVIYHKFYFDEMYYAVVRQFIFGGIARVARAFNDYVIEGLLAFTVWFVHKLGDLVRFAQAGYLPFYLGTLIVGVLLWRFFGQLPL is encoded by the coding sequence ATGATTGATGATATCACTCTCGGCTATTTGATTCTATTATTCCCGCTCATCACGTTCGTCGTGAACGGGCTCTTCCTCGGAAACAAGTGCGCAAAAGCGGCCGCGATTTTCGCAGTCCTCTGCAACGGCCTTGCATTTGCCGCCGCAGGCACACTCGCCTTCCACTACTTCAGCTCGGACTTTGCTCCGCAAAAGGCGATTCTCTTTGACCACACGTTTATCCCGTTCATCGGGGATTTGGTCGCAAGAATCGGCATGCTCGTAGACCCGCTCTCCGTAATGATGCTTGTGGTCGTCACGTTCATCAGCTTCATGGTGAACATCTACAGCATCGGCTACATGCGCGAAGACCGCGCCGCCGGGCGTTTCTTTGCACTGCTCTCGCTGTTCAGCTTTAGCATGCTCGGCCTCGTCGTCGCGACAAACCTTTTCCAGATGTTCATCTTCTGGGAACTCGTTGGCGTTTCGAGTTACTTGCTCATCGGTTTCTGGTACCACAAGCCAAGTGCCGTGAGCGCATCCAAGCAGGCGTTCATCCTCACCCGCTTTGCCGACAGTTTTTTCTTGCTCGGCATCGTGCTCGTGAGCTACGTCGTCGGAAGCTTCGACTTTTCGACGCTCAATTCGCTTAGCCTCATTGATTTCCAGAAAGACTTCATCAACCTCGGTCTCGTGACTGTTTCGAAATCCGAAGCACTCGTTCTCGGTTCCATCTTGATTTTCACCGGTGGCTGGGGCAAGTCCGCCATGTTCCCGATGCATATCTGGCTTCCGAACGCGATGGAAGGTCCGACACCGGTCAGCTCTATCATTCACAGTGCAACGATGGTCGTCGCAGGCGTTTACTTGGTCGCTCGACTCTTCCCGTTCTTTGCCATTTGCGATAACGCCCTCACGCTCATCATGTGGGTTGGCGCCTTCACGATGGTATTCGCCGCCGTCATCGCTTGCACGCAAAAGGACATCAAGCGCATCCTCGCCTACTCCACGCTTTCGCAGCTCGGCTACATGATGTTTGCGCTTGGCGCTTGCAAGATTGGCCAAGTTGTCGCCGTTACTGGTTGGACAGCTTCGACATTCCACATCTTTACGCACGCCTTCTTCAAGTGCAGCTTGTTCCTCATCGCCGGTAGCTTGATTCATCAGGTCGGCACGAACGATCTCGATGCAATGGGCGGTCTCGGAAAGAAGATGAAGCTCACTTACGCCTGCACACTCATTTCGATTCTCGCGATTTCGGGCATTCCGCCATTCTCCGGATTCTTCTCCAAGGACGAAATCATTCTTGCCGCATTCCAAGGGCACCATTACGTTGTCTTTGGGCTAGCACTCCTCACGAGCGGTCTCACGACATTCTACATGTTCCGTCTGTTCTTCCTGGCGTTCCATGGCGCTCCGCGTCACGAAGGCGTCAAGGCAGGCCATGTGCACGAAGATTTCGCGATGACACTCCCGATTGCAATCCTTGCGATTCCGGCACTTGCAAGCGGTTTCGCCGCCCAGCCTCTTTTCGAACAGTTCTTTATTCCGGGCCAGTTGAATGTTCCGCAGCTCGTCAAGCTCGACCATGCTGAATGGCTCCCGTTTGTCGCCGTCGGCATTGCCGTTGTCGCACTCGTGATTGCCTGGTTACTTTACGCAAGCCCGTGGGCAAAAGTGAAACGCGCCCTCGACGAATCCAACCGCAGCGGCATCTACAAAGTCATTTACCACAAGTTCTATTTCGATGAAATGTACTACGCCGTCGTCCGCCAGTTTATCTTTGGCGGTATCGCACGTGTCGCCCGCGCATTCAACGATTACGTGATTGAAGGACTCCTCGCCTTTACGGTCTGGTTTGTCCACAAGCTCGGTGACTTGGTCCGTTTTGCCCAGGCCGGCTACTTGCCGTTCTACTTGGGTACTTTGATTGTTGGCGTTCTCCTTTGGCGATTCTTCGGCCAGCTTCCCCTGTAA
- a CDS encoding NuoM family protein: MNTILFNSIWVLPLLTVLACVLIPATYEKTLRTIHVTSATIVLAIVCYLTYAIYALSGTPTDPAAAPLALRFFTDIPWLSMFNAHYIVGADGLNMLLLALTAFIVWAGVLVSLKIKGNQKIFFALIQLLATSVYGVYMSFDLVLFFVFYEMEALCMYLMIACYGSGKRDYGGKKLTLTLAFGSSMILATLFGLYFESGATSWNLIEIAKTTLPMNFQMWAFPLMFMGFAVSSSLFPFHFWSPDGHSAAPTAVSMLAAGVMMKMGAYGCLRVAMFLMPEAAKIWLPYVVALLIFNVVLGPFIAIRHKDLKYITAYSSISHLGLIFLGLAAMTPIGLRGASLQMISHGFLTGLFFATIGMIYERTHTRDITEMGGIMRKMPFLGVGFVLAGFAGLGLPGFSGFIAESTIFIGAFQQDSTLTRIVTILAILSITTTAVYILQTANRMLHGPLPQKYESLTDGCFREKLVIVVLVACLLFIGVCPGWISELLDQSIAPIFEKISSAGL, encoded by the coding sequence ATGAATACAATACTTTTTAACTCCATTTGGGTCCTCCCCCTCTTAACGGTTCTCGCCTGCGTACTGATTCCCGCCACGTACGAAAAGACGCTTAGAACCATCCATGTCACGTCGGCAACGATTGTCCTTGCAATTGTCTGCTACTTGACTTACGCTATCTATGCCCTCTCGGGAACTCCGACAGATCCGGCTGCCGCACCGCTTGCGCTCCGATTCTTCACAGACATCCCGTGGCTCTCGATGTTCAATGCCCACTACATTGTTGGCGCTGACGGTCTCAACATGCTATTGCTTGCACTCACGGCGTTTATCGTCTGGGCAGGTGTGCTTGTAAGCCTCAAGATCAAAGGGAATCAGAAGATTTTCTTTGCACTTATCCAGCTCTTGGCCACAAGCGTTTACGGCGTGTACATGAGCTTTGACTTGGTGCTTTTCTTTGTGTTCTACGAAATGGAAGCACTCTGCATGTACCTCATGATTGCCTGCTACGGCAGTGGCAAGCGCGACTATGGTGGTAAAAAGCTCACATTGACGCTCGCGTTCGGTTCTTCGATGATTCTTGCAACGCTCTTCGGACTTTACTTCGAAAGTGGCGCTACAAGCTGGAACCTCATTGAAATTGCAAAGACGACACTTCCGATGAATTTCCAGATGTGGGCGTTCCCGCTCATGTTCATGGGATTTGCCGTTTCGAGTTCGCTCTTCCCGTTCCACTTTTGGAGTCCGGACGGTCACTCCGCCGCACCGACCGCCGTTTCGATGCTCGCTGCCGGCGTCATGATGAAAATGGGTGCCTACGGATGCCTCCGCGTTGCCATGTTCCTCATGCCCGAAGCCGCCAAGATTTGGCTCCCGTACGTTGTAGCGCTCCTGATTTTCAACGTGGTTCTCGGCCCGTTCATCGCCATCCGCCACAAGGACCTCAAGTATATCACCGCTTACAGTTCCATCAGCCACTTGGGCCTCATCTTCTTAGGACTTGCAGCCATGACGCCGATTGGACTTCGTGGCGCTAGCCTCCAGATGATTTCTCACGGATTCTTGACTGGGCTTTTCTTCGCGACCATCGGCATGATTTACGAACGCACCCACACCCGTGACATCACGGAAATGGGCGGTATCATGCGCAAGATGCCGTTCCTCGGCGTAGGCTTTGTGCTTGCCGGTTTCGCAGGGCTTGGTCTCCCGGGCTTTAGCGGATTCATCGCCGAAAGCACCATTTTCATTGGCGCGTTCCAGCAAGATTCCACGCTCACGCGCATCGTGACGATTCTCGCGATTCTCTCCATCACGACGACCGCCGTCTACATTTTGCAAACAGCGAACCGCATGCTTCATGGTCCGCTCCCGCAGAAATACGAAAGCCTCACCGATGGATGCTTCCGCGAAAAGTTGGTCATTGTCGTTCTCGTTGCCTGCTTGTTGTTCATCGGTGTTTGCCCCGGCTGGATTTCAGAACTCCTGGACCAGAGCATTGCACCAATCTTTGAAAAGATTTCATCGGCAGGTTTATAG
- a CDS encoding NADH-quinone oxidoreductase subunit N, which yields MTNFAIPNFILPDVLLLIFPFVVIGIRLFVTTQSKVPWRMANIGFIAIFFLLNVIPLASGNGKFFICNWKVDDFGVLMREVLMVSALLGMWLSKDYFEHGADKKPPMHQIAEFIGAIAFATFGGFTVVSACDLLTFFLGLEIATIPMYALAAWNKRDQYGSEAATKYILMGSVATAFELFGFSYLYGFSGSLHFNEIQTAVASGSSPLLWIAVLFLFCGIGFKLTLFPFYTWAPDVYEGAPTPVTAVLSVTSKATAIAFLVVLVYGPLSPIQDKIAPLIALLAGVTLFVGNLGALKQSRLRRFMAYSSIAQAGYIMIALLGPATTAKTAIIYYLFVYAVSNYLAFFVFGIIGHHREETFQSLRGLSKQNPSLAIALAISMFSLAGIPPLAGFFGKFHLFFSGASTGHYALVAFAVLNNVIALFYYLQLIKAAWVDEPDGHLNPLRLTKRQREVIILLSIAVILLGFVPFLSNNIFAGFMN from the coding sequence ATGACAAATTTTGCAATTCCAAACTTCATTCTACCTGACGTTTTGCTGCTGATTTTCCCGTTCGTCGTGATTGGGATTCGCCTTTTCGTGACCACGCAATCCAAGGTCCCTTGGCGCATGGCAAACATCGGCTTTATCGCCATTTTCTTCTTGCTGAACGTCATCCCGCTCGCCAGCGGCAACGGCAAGTTCTTTATCTGCAACTGGAAAGTGGACGACTTTGGCGTACTCATGCGCGAAGTGCTCATGGTGAGCGCTCTGCTTGGCATGTGGCTTTCCAAGGACTACTTTGAACACGGCGCCGACAAGAAGCCTCCCATGCACCAGATTGCCGAATTCATCGGCGCCATCGCATTTGCAACGTTCGGTGGATTCACGGTCGTGAGCGCTTGCGACTTGCTCACGTTCTTCCTCGGCCTCGAAATTGCAACCATCCCGATGTACGCACTCGCCGCCTGGAACAAACGCGACCAATACGGCTCTGAAGCCGCTACCAAGTACATCTTGATGGGATCTGTCGCCACAGCATTTGAACTGTTTGGCTTCAGCTACCTCTACGGTTTCTCCGGAAGCCTCCACTTCAACGAAATCCAGACCGCTGTCGCAAGCGGTTCTAGCCCGCTCTTGTGGATTGCCGTGCTGTTCCTCTTCTGCGGAATCGGATTCAAGCTCACGCTGTTTCCGTTCTACACCTGGGCTCCGGACGTTTACGAAGGCGCTCCGACGCCAGTAACCGCAGTGCTATCCGTGACTTCGAAGGCCACAGCCATTGCGTTCCTCGTCGTGCTCGTCTATGGCCCGCTCTCCCCGATTCAAGACAAGATAGCACCGCTCATTGCGCTCCTCGCAGGCGTCACGCTCTTTGTCGGTAACCTCGGTGCATTAAAGCAGAGCCGTCTCCGCCGATTCATGGCTTACAGCTCTATCGCTCAGGCAGGCTACATCATGATTGCCTTGCTCGGCCCAGCAACAACAGCAAAGACAGCAATCATCTATTACCTCTTTGTCTATGCCGTTTCGAACTACCTCGCATTCTTCGTATTCGGCATCATCGGGCATCACCGCGAAGAAACATTCCAGTCGCTCCGCGGACTTTCAAAGCAAAACCCGAGCCTCGCCATCGCCCTTGCGATTTCAATGTTCAGCTTGGCAGGCATTCCGCCTCTCGCCGGCTTCTTTGGCAAATTCCACCTGTTCTTCAGCGGAGCCTCGACAGGACATTACGCACTCGTGGCATTCGCCGTCTTGAACAACGTCATTGCGCTCTTCTACTACTTGCAGCTCATCAAGGCTGCATGGGTCGATGAACCGGACGGACATTTGAACCCGCTCCGCCTCACCAAGCGCCAGCGCGAAGTCATCATTTTGCTGAGCATCGCGGTAATCCTCCTCGGCTTTGTACCGTTCCTGAGCAACAACATCTTTGCCGGATTTATGAATTAA
- a CDS encoding fibrobacter succinogenes major paralogous domain-containing protein — MNTRTQKMLIALAGTLSATALLTACGEELDQLTNADLNTVASFKDLGDCNSKNKGRMVYVDSSDAIYFCSDSVWKKVSLSDVKDSDGKNGKDGSDGKDGKNGVDGTSCTVEPLKDGSGYDVLCGGKKVGTLLNGKDGAKGADGKNGTNGSNGKSAYEIAKENGFKGTEAEWLASLAGAQGSSCSIKVNEQKNGYDLTCGDKTVTITNGKDGESVTGPAGESCSTKSVEGGVEITCGKSEPVVIKDGTNGKDASDDACRVVGDKAGVVTLECGKGENVQIEKFYKATCNNEPFDPETHFCNFNEKEGVFAVLELCGGKAYNPSDVICKDGKRLKLCPSECNSEDCEDSLYDMDAQFCYAKVVYDLCDGKDYNPMKFECVENELQKFTCGESEYDRGTQFCAKRGDVVERVYKKVKIGEQIWMAENLNYEIEDSWCGGSAKSPDYEGADCDTYGRLYTWQAAVDKRECGRFKCDLGSGYVQGACPDGWHVPSQAEWETLIDAVGGSATAGQKLKAQTLWNAVDDIENEDAYGFSALPAGFKYVNFTFANAGGSCGFWGTTQWDEGENYAYVVSLGSSRDKANLGNFNKDYAYSVRCLQD; from the coding sequence ATGAATACAAGAACCCAAAAGATGCTTATTGCGCTTGCAGGTACATTATCTGCAACGGCTCTTTTGACCGCTTGCGGTGAAGAACTTGACCAACTTACAAATGCCGATTTAAATACGGTTGCATCGTTTAAAGACCTGGGCGATTGCAATTCCAAGAACAAAGGCCGCATGGTTTATGTCGATAGTTCCGATGCTATTTACTTCTGTTCCGACAGTGTCTGGAAAAAAGTGAGTCTCTCTGATGTCAAGGACTCTGACGGCAAGAATGGTAAAGATGGTTCAGACGGCAAAGACGGTAAGAATGGGGTAGATGGAACATCCTGTACCGTAGAGCCTCTGAAAGACGGTTCTGGATATGACGTGCTATGCGGTGGCAAAAAGGTCGGGACTCTTTTGAATGGTAAGGACGGTGCTAAAGGAGCCGATGGCAAAAACGGAACCAACGGCTCGAACGGCAAGTCTGCATACGAAATCGCAAAGGAGAACGGCTTCAAGGGAACTGAAGCCGAGTGGCTTGCTTCGCTGGCGGGCGCACAGGGTTCAAGTTGCTCCATCAAAGTCAATGAACAAAAGAACGGTTACGATTTGACTTGTGGTGATAAAACTGTTACGATCACGAATGGAAAAGACGGCGAAAGCGTTACCGGACCTGCGGGCGAAAGCTGCTCGACCAAGTCAGTCGAAGGCGGCGTTGAAATAACCTGTGGCAAATCCGAACCGGTCGTCATCAAGGACGGCACAAATGGAAAAGATGCCAGTGACGATGCTTGCAGGGTTGTTGGCGACAAGGCTGGTGTGGTTACGCTTGAGTGCGGCAAGGGTGAGAATGTCCAGATTGAAAAGTTCTACAAGGCAACGTGCAACAACGAGCCTTTTGATCCGGAAACCCACTTCTGCAATTTCAATGAAAAAGAAGGAGTCTTTGCTGTCCTTGAACTGTGTGGCGGAAAGGCCTATAATCCTAGCGATGTCATCTGTAAGGACGGAAAACGACTGAAGTTGTGCCCTTCGGAATGCAATTCTGAAGATTGCGAAGATAGTCTCTATGACATGGATGCTCAGTTCTGTTATGCTAAGGTTGTGTATGACCTATGCGATGGCAAGGATTACAATCCGATGAAGTTTGAATGCGTAGAAAACGAATTACAGAAATTTACTTGCGGTGAAAGTGAATATGACCGTGGAACGCAGTTCTGTGCAAAGCGAGGCGATGTTGTGGAACGCGTCTACAAGAAGGTGAAAATCGGCGAACAGATCTGGATGGCTGAAAACCTGAACTATGAAATTGAAGACAGCTGGTGCGGTGGCAGTGCCAAAAGTCCTGATTATGAGGGAGCAGACTGCGACACCTACGGTCGCCTGTATACCTGGCAAGCTGCTGTGGACAAGCGCGAGTGCGGCCGTTTCAAATGCGACCTTGGCTCGGGCTATGTTCAGGGTGCTTGTCCGGACGGCTGGCACGTGCCGAGCCAAGCGGAATGGGAAACCCTGATCGACGCTGTGGGCGGGAGCGCCACGGCGGGCCAAAAACTCAAGGCTCAGACTCTTTGGAATGCAGTCGATGACATCGAGAACGAGGATGCATACGGTTTTTCGGCGCTCCCTGCTGGCTTTAAGTATGTCAATTTTACCTTCGCTAATGCTGGCGGCAGCTGCGGCTTTTGGGGAACCACGCAGTGGGACGAGGGCGAAAACTACGCTTATGTAGTGTCCCTGGGTAGCAGCCGCGACAAAGCGAATTTGGGCAACTTCAATAAGGACTATGCCTACTCTGTACGTTGCTTGCAGGACTAG
- a CDS encoding type II toxin-antitoxin system Phd/YefM family antitoxin, whose product MSKVVSAMDMRQNFGTLLNQVAIKDEEIVIERAGKPLARLVSMNSATSGKLDFRDIGKLPNDIWNEF is encoded by the coding sequence GTGTCGAAAGTTGTTTCAGCAATGGATATGCGTCAGAATTTTGGGACGCTCTTGAACCAGGTCGCTATCAAGGACGAAGAAATCGTCATTGAACGCGCTGGCAAGCCCTTGGCACGTCTCGTGAGCATGAATTCTGCCACAAGCGGCAAGCTTGATTTCCGCGACATTGGCAAACTCCCCAACGACATCTGGAACGAATTTTAG